The sequence GACTCTCGAGCTGTACTAGGGAAGCGCGGAAGAGCAATTGAATTGTCAAAAGACCACAAACCAAACGCTACTTCCGAGAAATTGAGAATTGAAAAACTAGGGGGCGTCATTTTTGATGGCTACCTCAATGGCCAACTGTCAGTTGCACGAGCTCTGGGTGACTGGCATATAAAGGGTGAAAAGGGTGAAAAGGGCCCGTTAAGCTCTGAGCCAGAGTTTGAAGAGTTGATCTTGTCAGAAGAGGATGAATTCTTGATAATTGGCTGCGATGGCTTATGGGATGTCATGAGTAGCCAATATGCAGTAACAATCGTAAGAAAGGAGCTCATGCTGCATAATGATCCCGAGAAATGCTCTAAATTTCTCATCAAGGAGGCACTGAAGCGTAACTGTTGTGATAATCTAACCGTTCTTGTAATCTGCTTCTCTCATGATCCGCCACCTCGAATTGAAATACCAAAAGCTACAAGGAGGAGAAGTATATCAGCTGAAGGACTGGATCTTTTAAAGGGAGTGTTGAGTGACATATGAAGGAGAGTCCGGCAACTTTTTGTACAAATATATCTTAGCATACACCACGGTCTGCAATTTTTCTGAGTTTCTGCTGGCCATGGTTCATATTGATTGTTGATGAGAAATACGGAGCTCCTGCAACCTCGGTGCCTCCAAGAACTCGATGATTGCCCTTTTTATTCTTCGAACTATATACTGATATCAATACAAGATGCAAGATGCATTCGTACTGAGACAACGATCTATTTAATGACTGGATTGTGTATTCCTTCCAAttcagaagaagaagaaat comes from Capsicum annuum cultivar UCD-10X-F1 chromosome 2, UCD10Xv1.1, whole genome shotgun sequence and encodes:
- the LOC107859769 gene encoding probable protein phosphatase 2C 47 isoform X2; this encodes MEEMMAPGTNMSPPCNGEIENGFCKGNMSAIEENQDVSDSLSQPNAGKPPRNHAGMRHCISQASLEAATALVFDGHGGVDAASFAQKNLLKFILEDSHFPSMVKKAVRNAFQKADNTLADTKSLDSTSGTTALIALILGRTMLIANAGDSRAVLGKRGRAIELSKDHKPNATSEKLRIEKLGGVIFDGYLNGQLSVARALGDWHIKGEKGEKGPLSSEPEFEELILSEEDEFLIIGCDGLWDVMSSQYAVTIVRKELMLHNDPEKCSKFLIKEALKRNCCDNLTVLVICFSHDPPPRIEIPKATRRRSISAEGLDLLKGVLSDI